A genomic segment from Torulaspora globosa chromosome 3, complete sequence encodes:
- the TDA5 gene encoding Tda5p (ancestral locus Anc_4.306), which yields MTSIDALVSLLVRPNAVCLLIVGVFLLLRSLKLASGCGALYALLRVLYRADFNYRCGGTSKWRSLHDYKVCKVVITGGSSGLGRSLVEEILRAFPEAIIFNVDIKASPHPNDRLIDFKCDLRSTEMLEQTLKLIKQSGGNDIRLIVNNAGIRSRYEGLKNVRGQDLQDVFAVNSRAPLRVIQELTPEEGGEEQCFIVNVSSSLGILSAAKAGAYAASKAALIAFHKSYAFELESKHVSNIRTLLVVPGQLDTDMFSGFDPPRQFFAPVLNKETLAAKILQHVENGIRGDLTSPLYAKFAYLLMAMPYSVQAVARRLSRMDECLPDDD from the coding sequence ATGACAAGCATTGATGCTCTAGTAAGCCTCCTGGTCCGCCCAAATGCCGTATGTTTGCTAATTGTAGGCGTcttcctgcttcttcggTCGTTGAAGCTGGCATCTGGCTGCGGTGCTCTGTATGCGCTGCTGCGAGTGCTCTACCGAGCCGATTTCAACTATAGATGTGGTGGTACTTCCAAATGGAGAAGCTTACATGATTACAAGGTTTGTAAGGTCGTAATTACTGGCGGAAGCAGCGGTCTGGGCCGGTCTCTGGTGGAAGAGATTCTGAGAGCATTTCCCGAAGCAATCATCTTCAATGTTGACATTAAAGCATCTCCTCATCCCAATGATAGACTGATAGACTTTAAATGCGATTTGAGGAGTACGGAAATGTTGGAGCAAACGttgaagctcatcaagcagAGCGGCGGGAATGATATTCGTCTTATCGTCAACAACGCAGGCATACGATCGCGCTACGAGGGCCTGAAGAATGTCAGGggccaagatcttcaggATGTATTTGCAGTCAACTCCAGGGCACCGTTGAGGGTCATTCAGGAGCTCACGCCAGAAGAGGGCGGCGAGGAACAGTGCTTCATAGTGAATGTGTCCAGCTCTCTGGGAATCCTCTCTGCGGCCAAAGCTGGAGCGTATGCTGCGAGCAAAGCAGCACTCATTGCGTTCCATAAGTCGTACGCTTTTGAGCTGGAGAGCAAGCACGTCTCGAATATCAGGACATTGCTGGTCGTCCCGGGACAGCTGGACACTGACATGTTCAGCGGATTCGACCCGCCACGCCAGTTCTTTGCCCCAGTACTGAACAAAGAAACACTAGCCGCAAAGATCCTGCAACATGTTGAAAATGGCATCAGAGGCGACCTGACATCCCCATTGTACGCTAAGTTTGCGTACCTGCTCATGGCAATGCCCTACAGCGTGCAGGCCGTTGCCCGCAGGCTCTCCAGGATGGACGAATGTCTCCCCGACGACGATTGA
- the MAG2 gene encoding RING-type E3 ubiquitin transferase MAG2 (ancestral locus Anc_4.308), with amino-acid sequence MAEEMADKDVLEVNKTSKVGGRGDERRAGRGRGRPGRSQGGGQKQARKTGQRARSGNKRDGGNGGEWDLDVSLQEELMSGGVRVRGRRAQVSINHLLQFQLPEIERQHGTGRKSGRRKNDGATQVHLHGDSFINANYRLLVDDSCEYRDQGADPNVPVPQEKIVRVIVPRGQNCPICLAEEPVAPQMVACGHIFCLSCLINFFSVEESQDRSSYAPKKRLRECPLCGSIVRSSKVKPVLVEEIRADEIPEAGTETSLKLMCKPHGSILPLPVELGIDPLAVGNVPSLDVPQVADYAHTIKCSSSKAIDLFQKDIDGIKTQYEIDRILYNDDGKYYKMAWEELGERIAKISGQQNDDRPEDIEKAMELLDLGVDLKAKYQDSNAFFFYQTSFHSSTRFFLSPLDVKILLSAFRHYSGFPETLQITVENVNYASVLTPEMISRYKYFGHLPFGTEIAFIEVDWRENPILPKEVYQQFNSELKQRRRKLTMKKQKEDKLKLNYQKRLEREHAEFYRRENGEPLSSQEAHALTALANDYLLDSLSSPSHGKSPERTLGHSHKERTIWGTSIPVAPDEKSSKENQEFEAMLLQRMQQEDKQDEAPSTNGKKSNKKKGKVMLFSNTHRNL; translated from the coding sequence ATGGCAGAGGAGATGGCTGACAAGGACGTGCTGGAGGTGAACAAGACGAGCAAGGTTGGTGGAAGAGGTGACGAGAGAAGGGCTGGTAGGGGTCGTGGAAGGCCCGGCAGGAGCCAGGGAGGCGGTCAGAAGCAGGCCAGGAAAACGGGTCAAAGGGCTCGCAGTGGTAATAAGCGAGATGGGGGAAACGGCGGAGAGTGGGATCTGGACGTCTCTCTGCAGGAGGAACTGATGAGCGGAGGCGTGAGAGTGCGGGGACGGAGGGCGCAGGTGTCGATTAACCATCTTTTGCAGTTCCAGCTGCCAGAGATCGAGAGACAGCACGGGACGGGTCGCAAGAGCGGCAGGCGGAAGAATGATGGCGCAACGCAGGTCCACCTTCACGGAGATTCGTTTATCAATGCGAACTACCGTCTGCTTGTGGACGATAGCTGCGAGTACAGAGATCAGGGTGCGGATCCGAACGTTCCGGTGCCGCAAGAGAAGATCGTGCGGGTGATTGTCCCCCGGGGCCAGAACTGTCCTATTTGCTTGGCCGAGGAGCCGGTGGCGCCGCAGATGGTCGCTTGTGGACATATCTTCTGTCTGAGCTGTCTCATTAACTTCTTCTCTGTGGAGGAAAGCCAGGACAGGTCGAGTTACGCTCCGAAAAAGAGACTGAGAGAGTGTCCTCTGTGTGGCAGCATAGTTCGTTCCAGCAAGGTGAAGCCCGTGCTTGTGGAAGAGATCAGAGCGGATGAAATACCGGAGGCCGGCACGGAAACGTCGTTGAAGTTAATGTGCAAACCGCACGGATCGATCTTGCCGCTGCCGGTTGAGCTCGGCATTGATCCTCTGGCCGTTGGAAACGTGCCATCGCTGGATGTCCCGCAGGTGGCTGACTACGCTCATACTATAAAATGCAGTTCTTCGAAGGCGATCGATCTTTTCCAGAAGGACATCGACGGTATCAAAACCCAGTATGAGATTGACAGGATTCTGTACAACGACGATGGCAAATACTACAAGATGGCCTGGGAAGAGCTCGGCGAGAGGATAGCCAAGATTTCAGGTCAGCAAAACGACGACAGGCCTGAAGACATCGAGAAGGCAATGGAGTTGCTCGATTTGGGTGTCGACTTGAAAGCGAAGTATCAAGACTCCAatgcatttttcttctaccAAACGTCGTTCCACTCGTCCACAAGATTTTTCCTGTCCCCACTAGATGTGAAGATCCTGCTGAGTGCATTTCGCCACTATTCAGGTTTCCCAGAAACTCTACAGATTACCGTGGAGAACGTCAATTACGCTTCCGTGCTGACTCCTGAGATGATCAGCCGTTATAAGTATTTCGGGCATCTTCCCTTTGGGACCGAAATAGCGTTCATCGAGGTGGACTGGCGCGAGAATCCCATCTTACCAAAGGAAGTTTATCAGCAGTTCAACAGCGAATTGAAACAGCGCCGTAGGAAGCTAACCatgaagaagcagaaagaggataagctgaagttgaacTACCAGAAGAGGCTCGAAAGAGAGCACGCTGAGTTCTACAGACGAGAAAATGGCGAACCCTTATCGTCCCAGGAGGCCCACGCCCTTACTGCTCTCGCCAACGACTATCTTTTGGAttccctttcttctccaagcCATGGCAAATCTCCTGAAAGAACCCTAGGTCATTCCCACAAGGAAAGAACAATATGGGGGACCTCCATACCGGTGGCTCCGGACGAGAAATCGTCGAAGGAGAACCAAGAGTTCGAAGCcatgcttcttcaaaggaTGCAGCAAGAGGATAAGCAGGATGAAGCTCCTAGCACTAATGGCAAGAAAAGTAACAAAAAGAAGGGCAAAGTGATGCTCTTCAGCAACACTCACAGAAATCTATAA
- the SPC2 gene encoding signal peptidase complex subunit SPC2 (ancestral locus Anc_4.307) — protein MVGYFAQLRLKSRRVSIECQLSGFGSMSKAINVYSIPELQQTLDEALPGTFARLQYKRSFRLIDTKLAVGYSIAAVAAVSFLLDKKFQFSEVLGYQQLLLAAYAVLSLAFWYFTRYVEKGVTYEGTKPDGEKITVKTRFANNEPVYLVQFVKEGGAELETRLAANKVFSEAGYLQTDLLFGWLKEQLETLGRKKLQ, from the coding sequence ATGGTTGGGTACTTTGCACAACTCAGGTTGAAGAGTCGCAGAGTGTCAATTGAGTGTCAATTGAGTGGGTTTGGCAGCATGAGCAAAGCTATCAACGTGTATTCTATCCCGGAACTGCAGCAGACTCTCGATGAAGCGTTGCCTGGGACGTTCGCCAGACTGCAATACAAGCGATCGTTTAGGCTGATTGACACTAAGCTGGCTGTTGGGTACTCGATTGCGGCGGTGGCAGCGGTGAGTTTTCTTCTGGACAAGAAATTTCAGTTTAGCGAAGTTTTGGGTTATCAGCAACTGCTGCTGGCTGCGTATGCGGTCCTGTCGCTGGCGTTCTGGTACTTCACCAGATACGTCGAGAAGGGAGTCACCTACGAGGGAACGAAGCCCGACGGGGAGAAGATCACGGTTAAGACACGGTTCGCCAACAACGAGCCGGTTTATTTAGTGCAATTCGTCAAAGAGGGAGGAGCCGAGCTGGAGACACGGCTGGCTGCCAACAAGGTGTTCAGCGAGGCCGGATACCTGCAGACAGACTTGCTCTTCGGTTGGCTGAAGGAGCAGCTGGAGACGCTCGGGCGCAAGAAACTGCAGTAG
- the TUS1 gene encoding Rho family guanine nucleotide exchange factor TUS1 (ancestral locus Anc_4.305) has product MFDKSEFEKMQHNRGRENVELPKLPPLDTRSPFLDFRESFDRDVSIGWTPVEERVPNSRQIFNRNSADRNNKELPQTPSQGSSGDSVWRTPSTVSNSSRKHLARKPPPPPRPQVETPSTPFHDHHPKPYRSPFVGEEDVQRVVSKEQNYHYRSPFVGESVLDIDDLHVTRNHPDRGRSVETNPFVAPVDEQKYRRALPPLPTAKKMNDGLDHLDITDLGVFNIQPPPLLGALRDFSNHSRFSDSIGSSYSDGNYAFNGTSTRRNSFGSLLGGKPLDQVPSITAPTQPFSIDSLDENKLYQCYSVYRLSDIYEWILKVYFEWFNEYIFGKIEFFQMVQLLLEFQMPKSFDQDTIDSNVDRIIESLVVQKAVRFEQDDQAEITIIVGGLDVSGIFTQLLPCYSFLDTAYAPADISSCYSFTCVSRLPHERQEIKLSELINKSVGLWTDYWKLTPEDISEINPQEVQRQSFIFDLIILEERSLNMASAAVEIYGKKFVPTLLPDDPDFARCAFDIFEPLIKLHKDFLLTPILWKLKTRGKFIDGVGKIYLRWCNEAREIYLKYAVDMATVHSVIIWEKEHQTKFAEWLKEIDNSPEISRSKMYHDVIFFGGFFKSLQNLPITLNSILKNTQPSSEDYEYLKLVIEAVEKLGADVDRAHGHAIDRRALVRFSKQLVFRSSGSSNTVGYVNVAQSPDEEDVIAGQDKLDLGLAKPERKILMSGMVLKKRELWLDPVPMFIVLLDNYFLITEPVIKGNQKRYKLAERPIPIDYLSLEERRKLENAQSSGSSLRELTPRDNTSLMSPMSGIRPNLISAASSVSKSIYNPGTNDKRSDYTGISNANPETAEASFKIRNTATNESFTFVTITLEECQAWKHALIDSFGRSSVAKSGTGFQLQVLSTQFAYVERDAPVNLPVAPEGSEIDIALRNYEKRFGMLLTSLHAVPTILFCSVSLQLEDKLFLFLATNKGVLLRNEADEDQNFVRILQTNGVKKMEVNIKLGLLFVLDNKVLCYFSLSSLIAAYYDSKGDSKMDHLVGVVISDKVDCFKFANDFGNSRQLLYQRKSRIYLLTPEYDGITKLLKYFKLYKEYKLPAFASGLTSTEVDEIIVFKKSFVVCASKAAVLYHDAFNDDGLALPNFMNDEAVLTFLKHSYLTSNPFRTAMESSSKKNSSKQKMAEYVKKDIATSKTRPIACFRITGSDEFFIVYDEAVIKINRQGQIADWKLNILVLDFCCTGAAFYSGCLILVGDSLVQVYKVAESDVPLSRLVPIQIIKGKKVKLINSDKTGEPIVALSHPNIANRQLLMALRPQ; this is encoded by the coding sequence ATGTTTGATAAGAGTGAGTTTGAGAAAATGCAGCATAACCGTGGTCGAGAAAATGTGGAGTTGCCGAAACTTCCCCCATTGGATACGAGGAGCCCATTTCTAGATTTTAGGGAATCTTTTGACCGAGACGTCTCCATTGGATGGACCCCAGTGGAAGAGCGAGTACCGAACTCCCGGCAGATCTTTAATCGAAACAGTGCTGATCGAAACAATAAGGAATTGCCTCAGACTCCATCGCAGGGCTCTTCTGGAGACTCTGTATGGCGAACGCCATCAACAGtctcaaattcttcgagGAAACATCTTGCAAGAAAGCCGCCACCGCCGCCAAGACCTCAAGTTGAAACTCCGTCAACGCCGTTTCATGATCACCATCCCAAGCCTTACAGGTCTCCTTTCGTTGGTGAGGAAGACGTACAGCGGGTCGTATCCAAAGAACAGAACTACCATTATAGGTCGCCCTTTGTGGGAGAGTCAGTGCTGGACATTGATGATCTCCATGTGACACGGAATCATCCAGATCGCGGAAGATCGGTCGAAACTAACCCCTTTGTCGCACCTGTTGACGAGCAGAAGTACAGGAGAGCCCTTCCACCTCTACCGACGGCCAAAAAGATGAATGATGGTCTTGATCATCTTGATATCACAGATTTGGGCGTATTTAATATCCAGCCGCCTCCGCTTCTCGGAGCTCTACGAGATTTTAGCAACCACAGTAGGTTTTCTGACAGTATCGGGAGCTCATATTCGGATGGCAACTATGCATTCAATGGAACAAGTACAAGGCGTAATAGTTTCGGATCCTTACTAGGTGGTAAACCTTTGGACCAAGTTCCGAGCATAACTGCACCAACACAACCGTTTTCGATTGATTCGCTCGACGAAAATAAGTTGTACCAATGCTACAGCGTATATCGCCTGTCAGACATCTACGAGTGGATTTTGAAAGTTTACTTTGAGTGGTTTAATGAATACATTTTTGGTAAGATagagttctttcaaatgGTTCAGCTACTGTTGGAGTTTCAGATGCCCAAGAGCTTTGACCAAGATACCATTGATTCCAATGTTGATAGGATCATTGAGTCTCTGGTTGTCCAGAAAGCCGTACGATTCGAACAAGATGATCAAGCAGAGATTACTATTATTGTGGGTGGGCTCGATGTTAGTGGTATTTTCACTCAATTGCTTCCTTGCTACTCTTTCCTAGATACGGCGTATGCGCCCGCCGATATCTCGTCATGCTATTCCTTTACTTGTGTTAGTAGGCTGCCTCATGAAAGACAAGAGATCAAATTATCAGAGTTAATCAATAAGTCTGTGGGACTCTGGACAGATTATTGGAAATTAACACCGGAAGACATCTCCGAAATAAACCCGCAAGAGGTCCAGAGACAGAGCTTTATCTTTGATCTAATTATACTGGAGGAAAGGTCGTTGAATATGGCTAGTGCTGCTGTGGAAATATACGGTAAAAAATTCGTTCcaactcttcttcctgatGATCCTGATTTTGCTAGATGTGCGTTTGATATTTTCGAACCTTTAATTAAACTGCACAAAGACTTTCTTCTAACACCAATATTGTGGAAGCTGAAGACCCGAGGAAAGTTCATCGATGGCGTAGGGAAGATATACCTAAGATGGTGCAATGAAGCCCGAGAAATATACTTGAAATATGCGGTTGACATGGCAACTGTCCACTCAGTCATTATTTGGGAAAAGGAACATCAAACAAAATTTGCCGAGTGGCTAAAAGAGATTGACAATTCGCCTGAGATTAGTCGCTCTAAGATGTACCACGATGTAATCTTTTTCGGAGGCTTTTTTAAATCACTCCAAAATTTGCCTATAACGCTAAACTCGATTTTAAAGAACACCCAGCCTTCATCGGAGGATTATGAATATCTGAAGCTTGTCATTGAGGCAGTGGAGAAACTTGGTGCAGATGTCGATCGAGCTCATGGACATGCCATTGATCGCCGTGCGCTAGTCAGATTTTCTAAGCAGCTTGTGTTCAGAAGTAGCGGAAGCAGTAACACGGTTGGCTATGTTAATGTCGCTCAAAGCccagatgaagaggacgTGATTGCAGGGCAAGATAAATTAGATCTCGGACTGGCGAAACCAGAACGAAAAATTCTCATGTCTGGAATGGTTTTAAAAAAAAGAGAGCTCTGGTTGGATCCTGTCCCTATGTTCATCGTTCTCCTGGATAACTACTTCTTGATCACGGAACCGGTTATCAAAGGCAACCAGAAGAGGTATAAACTGGCTGAAAGACCTATACCAATCGATTATTTAAGCTTGGaggaaagaagaaaactCGAAAACGCTCAAAGCTCTGGTAGCAGTTTAAGAGAATTGACTCCACGAGATAACACTTCGCTTATGTCTCCTATGAGTGGTATTAGACCGAACCTCATTAGTGCGGCAAGCTCAGTATCAAAGTCGATATACAACCCAGGGACTAACGATAAGCGATCAGACTATACTGGTATATCGAACGCAAACCCTGAAACTGCCGAGGCCTCCTTTAAAATCAGGAATACAGCAACGAATGAATCGTTTACTTTTGTGACAATTACCTTGGAAGAATGTCAAGCATGGAAGCATGCTTTGATTGACAGTTTTGGTCGATCAAGCGTTGCTAAAAGTGGCACAGGCTTCCAGTTGCAAGTTCTGAGTACCCAGTTCGCGTACGTGGAGAGGGATGCACCTGTAAATTTACCGGTGGCTCCTGAAGGTTCAGAAATTGACATTGCATTGAGGAACTATGAAAAACGATTTGGCATGCTTTTAACTTCGCTTCATGCAGTGCCAACAATCCTTTTCTGCTCAGTTTCTCTGCAACTGGAAGACAAGTTattcctcttcttggcaacTAATAAAGGTGTTCTGTTGAGGAACGAAGCAGATGAAGACCAAAATTTTGTGAGAATTCTCCAGACGAACGGTGTTAAAAAGATGGAGGTCAATATTAAACTTGgtcttctctttgttcttgacAACAAGGTCCTCTGCTATTTTTCTTTATCGAGCCTTATCGCAGCCTACTACGACAGCAAAGGAGACTCCAAGATGGATCACCTGGTTGGGGTTGTCATAAGCGACAAAGTTGATTGCTTCAAGTTTGCCAACGATTTCGGAAACTCCAGGCAACTACTCTATCAGAGAAAGAGTCGCATTTATCTTTTGACGCCAGAATACGATGGGATTACAAAACTGCTCAAGTATTTTAAACTATACAAAGAGTACAAGCTGCCCGCATTTGCATCTGGCCTGACCTCGACAGAGGTCGATGAGATTATTGTATTCAAAAAGAGTTTTGTTGTCTGTGCTTCCAAGGCTGCTGTCTTGTACCACGATGCATTCAACGACGATGGACTCGCGCTACCCAATTTCATGAACGATGAGGCTGTATTGACTTTCCTGAAGCACTCTTATCTGACTTCCAATCCGTTCAGAACCGCAATGGAATCCTCTTCCAAAAAGAACTCCTCGAAGCAAAAAATGGCCGAATATGTAAAGAAAGATATTGCTACAAGCAAAACAAGGCCCATCGCGTGCTTTCGAATTACAGGTTCAGACGAATTCTTTATTGTTTACGATGAGGCCGTCATAAAGATTAACCGGCAGGGCCAAATAGCGGATTGGAAACTAAACATCTTAGTTCTGGATTTCTGCTGCACCGGAGCCGCATTCTACAGTGGTTGTCTAATACTGGTTGGTGACAGTCTGGTGCAAGTTTACAAAGTTGCCGAGTCAGACGTTCCTCTGAGCAGGTTGGTTCCGATACAGATTATCAAGGGCAAGAAAGTCAAGTTGATCAACTCTGACAAAACTGGCGAGCCTATCGTGGCTTTGAGTCATCCAAACATCGCAAATAGACAACTACTCATGGCCCTAAGGCCGCAGTAA
- the CRN1 gene encoding coronin (ancestral locus Anc_4.309), producing the protein MSGKFVRASKYRHVFGQPAKKELQYENIKVTNNAWDSNIIKSNGKFISVTWNASGGGAFAVIPVEEVGKCPDQVPLFRGHSAQVLDTDFDPFNDHRLASGSDDSKIGIWEIPENYSFHNYLDENGEVLDIEPIKKLSGHTRKVGHVLFHPVAQNVLASSSLDYTVKLWNVETGENLITLKHPDMVTSMSFSYDGNHLATVARDRKLRVWDIRKEEVISEGQAHAGAKNQRVVWLGNSDRLATTGFSKLSDRQIGIWDAFNLEKGDLGGFYTVDQSSGILMPFYDDGNKILYLAGKGDGNIRYYEFQNDELFELSEYQSTDPQRGFAVAPKRMVNVRENEVLRCFKTVVDHCIEPLSFYVPRRSEEFQDDIYPDAPSGKPALTAEEWFSGKSVEGPILISMRNVYDGSELTFHASKKAIKKESSVKSPSPSPSPAAEQAKKDIKKNEPTEAESPAPVSKSVSPRPPPVKETFRHDESVDRLLQRATEFDKANDAEDPSRDTSGWDEEDEKPAPVDLPAARNEIPTKERSEPPAKPSQTAEEKPAPVEPVSQATPASSKPEDAPKPDTTQLNGAAKSLGLKQSVEKLSSLVIALEAVVEKLAASNLEKDERLRKLELKIEELVSMK; encoded by the coding sequence ATGAGTGGAAAGTTCGTACGTGCCTCCAAGTATAGACATGTATTCGGTCAACCGGCGAAGAAAGAACTGCAATACGAAAACATCAAGGTCACAAACAACGCCTGGGACTCGAATATAATAAAGAGTAATGGCAAATTTATCTCTGTCACCTGGAATGCTTCCGGTGGCGGTGCCTTTGCTGTAATTCCCGTGGAAGAGGTTGGCAAGTGTCCTGATCAAGTCCCTCTCTTCAGAGGACATTCTGCGCAGGTGCTTGACACGGACTTTGATCCATTTAACGATCACAGATTAGCGTCTGGATCGGATGATTCAAAGATTGGCATCTGGGAGATACCGGAGAACTACTCGTTTCACAATTATCTCGACGAGAACGGAGAAGTCTTGGATATCGAACctatcaagaagctctcCGGTCATACGAGAAAGGTAGGACACGTTCTCTTCCATCCTGTGGCCCAGAACGTGTTGgcatcatcgtcgttgGACTACACGGTGAAATTGTGGAACGTGGAGACTGGAGAGAACCTGATTACGCTGAAACATCCAGATATGGTGACATCGATGTCTTTCTCTTACGATGGTAATCATCTGGCAACTGTCGCCCGCGATAGGAAGCTCAGAGTTTGGGATATAAGAAAGGAAGAAGTCATTAGCGAGGGACAGGCACACGCGGGAGCCAAGAATCAGAGAGTTGTCTGGTTGGGCAACAGTGATAGACTAGCCACTACCGGTTTCTCGAAACTAAGCGATCGTCAAATCGGTATATGGGACGCCTTTAACTTGGAAAAGGGAGATCTCGGCGGGTTTTACACCGTGGATCAATCTTCCGGAATATTGATGCCATTTTACGATGACGGTAACAAGATTCTTTATCTCGCTGGTAAAGGCGACGGTAACATTCGTTACTATGAGTTTCAAAATGACGAACTGTTTGAGCTTTCGGAGTATCAATCGACCGATCCTCAGAGAGGCTTCGCGGTCGCACCAAAGCGCATGGTCAACGTGAGGGAGAACGAGGTTCTCAGATGCTTCAAGACCGTGGTTGACCACTGCATCGAGCCGCTGTCCTTTTATGTCCCCAGAAGGTCCGAGGAATTTCAGGACGATATATATCCAGATGCTCCGTCCGGTAAACCAGCTTTAACAGCGGAAGAATGGTTCTCTGGGAAAAGCGTGGAAGGCCCGATTCTAATTTCAATGAGAAATGTCTACGATGGATCTGAACTGACGTTCCACGCGTCTAAGAAAGCCATCAAAAAGGAATCGAGCGTCAAGTCTCCCAGTCCCTCTCCTAGTCCCGCCGCTGAACAGGCGAAAAAAGACATTAAGAAGAACGAGCCTACGGAAGCGGAAAGTCCAGCCCCCGTTTCCAAAAGCGTTTCCCCCAGACCACCACCCGTCAAGGAGACTTTCAGACACGACGAGTCCGTCGACAGGCTTCTGCAAAGGGCCACTGAATTCGACAAGGCCAACGATGCGGAAGATCCATCGAGAGACACCTCTGGCTGggatgaagaggacgagaagCCAGCACCAGTCGACCTCCCAGCCGCAAGGAACGAGATTCCAACCAAAGAACGCTCGGAACCGCCAGCTAAGCCCTCTCAgacagctgaagaaaaaccAGCGCCTGTCGAACCAGTTTCACAAGCGACCCCCGCTTCCTCAAAACCCGAGGATGCACCCAAGCCTGACACGACACAACTAAACGGTGCAGCCAAGTCCCTGGGTTTAAAGCAGTCGGTCGAGAAACTGTCTAGTCTTGTTATCGCGCTTGAAGCTGTTGTCGAGAAATTGGCGGCGTCTAATCTCGAAAAAGACGAACGGTTACGGAAGCTAGAGCTCAAGATCGAAGAGCTAGTGAGCATGAAGTGA